One Candidatus Paceibacterota bacterium genomic window carries:
- a CDS encoding type II secretion system protein — MNKKKGFTLIELLVVIAIIGILSAIVLASLSTARNKGKQASAIGSLSSMRAQAELTNNNGTYASDLCTNGLNNLVVAANAQAGAGKTKCGISTDLYSWAAEVDLTGIGGAGGASYFCVDSTGAATSTSATSITTGTGSGDVICG; from the coding sequence ATGAATAAGAAAAAAGGTTTTACATTGATCGAACTCCTCGTGGTCATCGCGATCATCGGTATTCTTTCAGCAATCGTTCTTGCATCTTTGAGCACTGCTCGAAACAAGGGCAAACAAGCATCTGCGATCGGAAGTTTGAGTTCGATGAGAGCACAAGCTGAGTTGACTAACAATAATGGCACCTACGCCTCTGATCTTTGTACGAACGGACTTAACAATCTTGTAGTTGCTGCAAATGCGCAAGCTGGTGCGGGCAAAACAAAGTGCGGTATAAGTACTGATTTGTATTCGTGGGCTGCTGAAGTTGACTTGACGGGAATAGGGGGCGCAGGGGGTGCCAGTTATTTCTGTGTTGATAGTACTGGTGCGGCAACCTCAACGAGCGCTACATCTATTACTACCGGTACTGGTAGTGGCGATGTTATCTGCGGGTAG
- a CDS encoding prepilin-type N-terminal cleavage/methylation domain-containing protein: MSSRKKGFTLIELLVVITIIAILALIVIVSLSASRAKTADAGIQSELKEAQKQIELYYATNGNYGITYGPGFCGFGGTVFSNTKVRSILDNAGKLSGGSGVSQGKCVSRPNSWAISMPLKTSSAHSWCVDSNGVSRRVSPSVADQGFSSGVCKAGS, encoded by the coding sequence ATGTCTTCTAGAAAAAAAGGCTTTACCCTTATCGAACTTCTTGTCGTAATTACGATTATCGCTATTTTGGCTCTGATTGTAATCGTTTCTTTGAGTGCTTCTCGAGCTAAAACCGCCGATGCGGGCATCCAAAGCGAGCTTAAGGAAGCACAAAAACAAATAGAGCTCTACTATGCAACGAATGGGAATTATGGAATTACCTATGGACCGGGCTTCTGTGGTTTTGGAGGTACTGTTTTCAGTAATACTAAAGTGAGATCTATTCTCGACAATGCTGGAAAATTAAGCGGAGGAAGCGGGGTGAGTCAGGGGAAATGTGTATCCAGACCTAACTCCTGGGCGATTTCAATGCCACTTAAAACAAGCTCAGCGCATTCTTGGTGTGTTGATAGTAACGGTGTCTCGAGAAGGGTTAGTCCAAGTGTGGCTGATCAAGGATTTAGTTCAGGCGTGTGTAAAGCTGGCTCCTAA